One segment of Drosophila ananassae strain 14024-0371.13 chromosome 3R, ASM1763931v2, whole genome shotgun sequence DNA contains the following:
- the LOC6497638 gene encoding WW domain-binding protein 4 translates to MTEYWKSNERKFCDFCKCWLSDNKASIAFHESGKRHKMNVAKRITDISRSSEKSERERQKMDAEIRKMEEAAMKSYAQDVHARGDMTARSISTVMRATASASSSSASSSAGRSRQIDPMRLEGDSDEDEDNRRVTVGKVGSDAAAAPDASLWVEGKSDEGHTYYWNVKTNESVWEKPKEGFLSYEEYERINQLAMDQQQISQEQESLRFRENADEEVARVNRERMKAFRKPDNPKEKKQKEEKRQTFKTEEEAATKEIGQWQTVEVKAPEAPIDWELPQTDYYNTAPVISAPTEAEPPVKRFKEKTISGLDEETASSAPATFKRKFIKKGNSRQRVDD, encoded by the exons AT GACGGAGTACTGGAAATCCAATGAGCGCAAGTTCTGCGACTTTTGCAAATGCTGGTTGAGCGACAACAAGGCG AGCATCGCCTTCCACGAAAGTGGCAAGCGGCACAAAATGAACGTGGCCAAGAGGATCACGGACATCAGCCGCAGTAGTGAGAAATCCGAGCGGGAGCGCCAGAAGATGGACGCCGAGATCCGGAAAATGGAGGAGGCAGCCATGAAGTCGTATGCTCAGGATGTCCACGCTCGTGGGGACATGACCGCCCGCTCCATAAGCACTGTGATGAGAGCCACGGCCAGTGCCTCCAGTAGCTCCGCTAGTTCCTCCGCCGGAAGATCCCGTCAAATAGATCCTATGCGGCTGGAAGGGGACTCTGATGAGGACGAGGACAACAGAAGAGTTACAGTGGGAAAGGTGGGGAGCGATGCTGCCGCTGCGCCGGATGCGTCCTTGTGGGTGGAAGGAAAATCAGACGAGGGCCACACCTACTACTGGAACGTGAAGACAAACGAATCTGTGTGGGAGAAACCCAAGGAGGGTTTCCTCTCCTACGAGGAGTATGAACGGATTAACCAGCTGGCCATGGACCAACAGCAAATCTCCCAGGAACAGGAATCCCTCCGGTTTCGCGAGAACGCTGACGAGGAAGTGGCTCGGGTGAATCGGGAGCGCATGAAAGCCTTTCGGAAGCCGGACAATCCCAAAGAGAAGAAGCAAAAGGAGGAGAAGCGACAGACATTCAAGACCGAGGAGGAGGCGGCCACCAAAGAGATCGGTCAGTGGCAGACGGTGGAAGTCAA AGCACCTGAGGCCCCCATCGACTGGGAGCTGCCCCAAACAGACTACTACAATACTGCTCCAGTGATCTCTGCTCCTACTGAGGCCGAGCCACCTGTGAAGCGCTTCAAGGAGAAGACAATATCCGGCCTGGACGAGGAGACGGCCTCCAGTGCACCTGCCACCTTCAAAAGGAAGTTTATCAAAAAGGGAAACAGTCGCCAAAGAGTAGACGATTGA
- the LOC6497639 gene encoding probable ADP-ribosylation factor GTPase-activating protein AGD14 isoform X2 gives MAVARKKQDDKYLLALRELVTSGTGGNRQCFDCGQKGPTYVNMTIGSFVCTRCSGVLRGLTPPHRVKSISMATFTQDEIDFLRTHGNELCAKTWLGLWDPKRAVHQQEQRELMIDKYERKRYYLEPASPLKSLANAVNLKSAPAPSHGQQNGHHNGYASIHLTPSQRTTANGLQKMTHSSSSSGSSASISRPSHHHHHNHNHSSSNNNHDAFGLTGGLSSLNSAGSTSTGALSDTSSCASNGFGGDSDFVADFGSATIFDATSARSAGSPAVSSVSSVGSSNGYAKVQPLRAAHLQQQQQQQQHQQQLLNGNGHQGTENFADFEHAPIFNAGALTIHNWVSDWSRRDFHDPFDDWDESPPQVSSPPPPPVPVPAPASAPAAVSLPVSSVASPLATVREEPELAWNFWQEEMQVEPEEQDYSAFSQSTPTSSSSAGEAPALPLSPSNPFLPYLLNQQPQPQPQRLREEPLSSASYSYLLFSSISNDSQEAAQVQAQAEDEESNILNANFHDFFTWSAPLQNGHATSPPKNGSSGMAPTEDRYAALKDLDEQLRELKASEATSEAPTPTNGNVGNGLPDAFGSAAILNNNPNPFKGQQQQQLSNHVVNPFQQQQQQQNLYGQLTLIPNAYGSSPQQPPNGLQMGHLLQQQQHQHQSQPQTSFFNFNNNGFAISQGLPNGCGFGSMQPAPVLANNPFAASGAMNTNNPFL, from the exons ATGGCGGTGGCGCGCAAGAAGCAGGACGACAAGTACCTGCTCGCCCTGCGCGAGCTGGTCACCAGCGGGACGGGGGGCAACCGGCAGTGCTTCGACTGCGGCCAGAAGGGACCGACCTACGTGAACATGACGATCGGCTCCTTTGTCTGCACCCGCTGCTCCGGAGTTCT ACGCGGCTTGACGCCACCACATCGTGTGAAGTCCATCTCCATGGCCACATTCACCCAGGACGAGATCGACTTCCTGCGGACACACGGCAACGAGCTGTGCGCCAAGACCTGGCTGGGCCTGTGGGATCCCAAGCGGGCCGTCCACCAGCAGGAGCAGCGCGAGCTGATGATCGACAAGTACGAGCGGAAGCGGTACTACCTGGAGCCGGCCAGCCCGCTTAAGTCGCTGGCCAACGCGGTGAACCTCAAGTCCGccccagcacccagccacGGGCAACAGAACGGCCACCACAACGGATACGCCAGCATCCATCTGACGCCGTCCCAGCGCACCACGGCCAACGGCCTGCAGAAGATGAcccactcctcctcctcctccggcagCTCGGCGTCCATCAGCCGGCcgagccaccaccaccaccacaaccacaatcatagcagcagcaacaacaaccacgACGCTTTCGGGCTGACCGGAGGACTGAGCAGTCTCAACAGTGCCGGCTCCACGTCCACGGGCGCCCTCTCGGACACCAGCAGCTGCGCCAGCAACGGCTTTGGCGGGGACTCGGACTTCGTAGCCGACTTTGGATCAGCCACCATTTTCGATGCCACCTCGGCGCGCTCGGCCGGATCGCCGGCTGTGTCGTCGGTGTCCTCCGTGGGCTCCAGCAACGGGTATGCCAAGGTGCAGCCACTGAGGGCGGCCCatctccagcagcagcagcagcaacagcagcaccagcagcagctcctGAATGGAAATGGACACCAGGGAACGGAGAACTTTGCGGACTTTGAGCATGCTCCCATCTTCAATGCAGGAG CTCTAACCATCCACAATTGGGTCAGCGATTGGAGCAGGCGCGACTTCCACGATCCCTTCGACGATTGGGACGAGTCGCCGCCTCAGGTCTCAagtccgcctccgcctccagttccagttccagctCCAGCCTCCGCTCCAGCTGCCGTTTCGCTTCCAGTTTCTTCAGTAGCCTCACCGCTTGCCACCGTTCGGGAGGAGCCAGAGTTGGCGTGGAACTTCTGGCAGGAGGAGATGCAGGTGGAGCCGGAAGAGCAAGACTACTCCGCTTTTTCACAAAGCACTCCCACAAGCTCCTCCAGCGCCGGGGAAGCACCCGCGTTGCCCCTGTCGCCCTCGAATCCCTTCCTGCCCTACCTCCTGAATcagcagccgcagccgcagccACAACGCCTCCGCGAGGAGCCCCTCTCCTCCGCCTCCTACTCGTACTTGTTGTTTAGCTCGATCTCGAACGACTCGCAAGAAGCGGCTCAAGTCCAGGCCCAGGCGGAGGATGAGGAGTCGAATATCCTAAATGCCAATTTCCATGATTTCTTTACTTGGA GTGCACCTTTGCAGAATGGTCATGCGACTAGTCCGCCGAAGAACGGCAGCTCCGGTATGGCGCCCACTGAGGACCGGTATGCCGCTCTCAAGGATCTCGACGAGCAGCTGCGGGAGCTGAAGGCCAGCGAGGCCACCTCGGAGGCGCCCACGCCCACCAACGGCAACGTCGGCAACGGCTTGCCCGATGCTTTCGGCAGCG CCGCCATCCTCAACAACAATCCAAATCCCTTCAagggccagcagcagcagcagctcagcaACCACGTGGTGAATCCattccagcagcagcagcagcaacagaatcTCTACGGCCAGTTGACGCTCATACCAAATGCCTACGGCAGCAGTCCCCAGCAGCCGCCGAACGGCCTCCAGATGGGCCATcttctccagcagcagcagcaccagcatcaGTCTCAGCCCCAGACGagtttctttaattttaacaACAACGGGTTCGCTATTTCCCAGGGCCTGCCCAACGGCTGTGGCTTCGGAAGCATGCAACCTGCCCCGGTTCTGGCCAACAATCCCTTTGCA GCCAGCGGCGCCATGAACACCAACAATCCATTTTTATGA
- the LOC6497639 gene encoding arf-GAP domain and FG repeat-containing protein 1 isoform X3 — MAVARKKQDDKYLLALRELVTSGTGGNRQCFDCGQKGPTYVNMTIGSFVCTRCSGVLRGLTPPHRVKSISMATFTQDEIDFLRTHGNELCAKTWLGLWDPKRAVHQQEQRELMIDKYERKRYYLEPASPLKSLANAVNLKSAPAPSHGQQNGHHNGYASIHLTPSQRTTANGLQKMTHSSSSSGSSASISRPSHHHHHNHNHSSSNNNHDAFGLTGGLSSLNSAGSTSTGALSDTSSCASNGFGGDSDFVADFGSATIFDATSARSAGSPAVSSVSSVGSSNGYAKVQPLRAAHLQQQQQQQQHQQQLLNGNGHQGTENFADFEHAPIFNAGGAPLQNGHATSPPKNGSSGMAPTEDRYAALKDLDEQLRELKASEATSEAPTPTNGNVGNGLPDAFGSAAILNNNPNPFKGQQQQQLSNHVVNPFQQQQQQQNLYGQLTLIPNAYGSSPQQPPNGLQMGHLLQQQQHQHQSQPQTSFFNFNNNGFAISQGLPNGCGFGSMQPAPVLANNPFAASGAMNTNNPFL, encoded by the exons ATGGCGGTGGCGCGCAAGAAGCAGGACGACAAGTACCTGCTCGCCCTGCGCGAGCTGGTCACCAGCGGGACGGGGGGCAACCGGCAGTGCTTCGACTGCGGCCAGAAGGGACCGACCTACGTGAACATGACGATCGGCTCCTTTGTCTGCACCCGCTGCTCCGGAGTTCT ACGCGGCTTGACGCCACCACATCGTGTGAAGTCCATCTCCATGGCCACATTCACCCAGGACGAGATCGACTTCCTGCGGACACACGGCAACGAGCTGTGCGCCAAGACCTGGCTGGGCCTGTGGGATCCCAAGCGGGCCGTCCACCAGCAGGAGCAGCGCGAGCTGATGATCGACAAGTACGAGCGGAAGCGGTACTACCTGGAGCCGGCCAGCCCGCTTAAGTCGCTGGCCAACGCGGTGAACCTCAAGTCCGccccagcacccagccacGGGCAACAGAACGGCCACCACAACGGATACGCCAGCATCCATCTGACGCCGTCCCAGCGCACCACGGCCAACGGCCTGCAGAAGATGAcccactcctcctcctcctccggcagCTCGGCGTCCATCAGCCGGCcgagccaccaccaccaccacaaccacaatcatagcagcagcaacaacaaccacgACGCTTTCGGGCTGACCGGAGGACTGAGCAGTCTCAACAGTGCCGGCTCCACGTCCACGGGCGCCCTCTCGGACACCAGCAGCTGCGCCAGCAACGGCTTTGGCGGGGACTCGGACTTCGTAGCCGACTTTGGATCAGCCACCATTTTCGATGCCACCTCGGCGCGCTCGGCCGGATCGCCGGCTGTGTCGTCGGTGTCCTCCGTGGGCTCCAGCAACGGGTATGCCAAGGTGCAGCCACTGAGGGCGGCCCatctccagcagcagcagcagcaacagcagcaccagcagcagctcctGAATGGAAATGGACACCAGGGAACGGAGAACTTTGCGGACTTTGAGCATGCTCCCATCTTCAATGCAGGAG GTGCACCTTTGCAGAATGGTCATGCGACTAGTCCGCCGAAGAACGGCAGCTCCGGTATGGCGCCCACTGAGGACCGGTATGCCGCTCTCAAGGATCTCGACGAGCAGCTGCGGGAGCTGAAGGCCAGCGAGGCCACCTCGGAGGCGCCCACGCCCACCAACGGCAACGTCGGCAACGGCTTGCCCGATGCTTTCGGCAGCG CCGCCATCCTCAACAACAATCCAAATCCCTTCAagggccagcagcagcagcagctcagcaACCACGTGGTGAATCCattccagcagcagcagcagcaacagaatcTCTACGGCCAGTTGACGCTCATACCAAATGCCTACGGCAGCAGTCCCCAGCAGCCGCCGAACGGCCTCCAGATGGGCCATcttctccagcagcagcagcaccagcatcaGTCTCAGCCCCAGACGagtttctttaattttaacaACAACGGGTTCGCTATTTCCCAGGGCCTGCCCAACGGCTGTGGCTTCGGAAGCATGCAACCTGCCCCGGTTCTGGCCAACAATCCCTTTGCA GCCAGCGGCGCCATGAACACCAACAATCCATTTTTATGA
- the LOC6497639 gene encoding uncharacterized protein LOC6497639 isoform X1, which translates to MATFTQDEIDFLRTHGNELCAKTWLGLWDPKRAVHQQEQRELMIDKYERKRYYLEPASPLKSLANAVNLKSAPAPSHGQQNGHHNGYASIHLTPSQRTTANGLQKMTHSSSSSGSSASISRPSHHHHHNHNHSSSNNNHDAFGLTGGLSSLNSAGSTSTGALSDTSSCASNGFGGDSDFVADFGSATIFDATSARSAGSPAVSSVSSVGSSNGYAKVQPLRAAHLQQQQQQQQHQQQLLNGNGHQGTENFADFEHAPIFNAGALTIHNWVSDWSRRDFHDPFDDWDESPPQVSSPPPPPVPVPAPASAPAAVSLPVSSVASPLATVREEPELAWNFWQEEMQVEPEEQDYSAFSQSTPTSSSSAGEAPALPLSPSNPFLPYLLNQQPQPQPQRLREEPLSSASYSYLLFSSISNDSQEAAQVQAQAEDEESNILNANFHDFFTWSAPLQNGHATSPPKNGSSGMAPTEDRYAALKDLDEQLRELKASEATSEAPTPTNGNVGNGLPDAFGSAAILNNNPNPFKGQQQQQLSNHVVNPFQQQQQQQNLYGQLTLIPNAYGSSPQQPPNGLQMGHLLQQQQHQHQSQPQTSFFNFNNNGFAISQGLPNGCGFGSMQPAPVLANNPFAASGAMNTNNPFL; encoded by the exons ATGGCCACATTCACCCAGGACGAGATCGACTTCCTGCGGACACACGGCAACGAGCTGTGCGCCAAGACCTGGCTGGGCCTGTGGGATCCCAAGCGGGCCGTCCACCAGCAGGAGCAGCGCGAGCTGATGATCGACAAGTACGAGCGGAAGCGGTACTACCTGGAGCCGGCCAGCCCGCTTAAGTCGCTGGCCAACGCGGTGAACCTCAAGTCCGccccagcacccagccacGGGCAACAGAACGGCCACCACAACGGATACGCCAGCATCCATCTGACGCCGTCCCAGCGCACCACGGCCAACGGCCTGCAGAAGATGAcccactcctcctcctcctccggcagCTCGGCGTCCATCAGCCGGCcgagccaccaccaccaccacaaccacaatcatagcagcagcaacaacaaccacgACGCTTTCGGGCTGACCGGAGGACTGAGCAGTCTCAACAGTGCCGGCTCCACGTCCACGGGCGCCCTCTCGGACACCAGCAGCTGCGCCAGCAACGGCTTTGGCGGGGACTCGGACTTCGTAGCCGACTTTGGATCAGCCACCATTTTCGATGCCACCTCGGCGCGCTCGGCCGGATCGCCGGCTGTGTCGTCGGTGTCCTCCGTGGGCTCCAGCAACGGGTATGCCAAGGTGCAGCCACTGAGGGCGGCCCatctccagcagcagcagcagcaacagcagcaccagcagcagctcctGAATGGAAATGGACACCAGGGAACGGAGAACTTTGCGGACTTTGAGCATGCTCCCATCTTCAATGCAGGAG CTCTAACCATCCACAATTGGGTCAGCGATTGGAGCAGGCGCGACTTCCACGATCCCTTCGACGATTGGGACGAGTCGCCGCCTCAGGTCTCAagtccgcctccgcctccagttccagttccagctCCAGCCTCCGCTCCAGCTGCCGTTTCGCTTCCAGTTTCTTCAGTAGCCTCACCGCTTGCCACCGTTCGGGAGGAGCCAGAGTTGGCGTGGAACTTCTGGCAGGAGGAGATGCAGGTGGAGCCGGAAGAGCAAGACTACTCCGCTTTTTCACAAAGCACTCCCACAAGCTCCTCCAGCGCCGGGGAAGCACCCGCGTTGCCCCTGTCGCCCTCGAATCCCTTCCTGCCCTACCTCCTGAATcagcagccgcagccgcagccACAACGCCTCCGCGAGGAGCCCCTCTCCTCCGCCTCCTACTCGTACTTGTTGTTTAGCTCGATCTCGAACGACTCGCAAGAAGCGGCTCAAGTCCAGGCCCAGGCGGAGGATGAGGAGTCGAATATCCTAAATGCCAATTTCCATGATTTCTTTACTTGGA GTGCACCTTTGCAGAATGGTCATGCGACTAGTCCGCCGAAGAACGGCAGCTCCGGTATGGCGCCCACTGAGGACCGGTATGCCGCTCTCAAGGATCTCGACGAGCAGCTGCGGGAGCTGAAGGCCAGCGAGGCCACCTCGGAGGCGCCCACGCCCACCAACGGCAACGTCGGCAACGGCTTGCCCGATGCTTTCGGCAGCG CCGCCATCCTCAACAACAATCCAAATCCCTTCAagggccagcagcagcagcagctcagcaACCACGTGGTGAATCCattccagcagcagcagcagcaacagaatcTCTACGGCCAGTTGACGCTCATACCAAATGCCTACGGCAGCAGTCCCCAGCAGCCGCCGAACGGCCTCCAGATGGGCCATcttctccagcagcagcagcaccagcatcaGTCTCAGCCCCAGACGagtttctttaattttaacaACAACGGGTTCGCTATTTCCCAGGGCCTGCCCAACGGCTGTGGCTTCGGAAGCATGCAACCTGCCCCGGTTCTGGCCAACAATCCCTTTGCA GCCAGCGGCGCCATGAACACCAACAATCCATTTTTATGA
- the LOC6497892 gene encoding probable serine hydrolase: protein MAQARVATTITTALSSPMTNGQVNSDMDANLKRLGENSWEEFSIDVPWGTVEGKWWGSRNRQPIIALHGWQDNCGSFDRLCPLLPADVSVLAIDLPGHGKSSHYPQGMQYFIFWDGICLIRRIVRKYNWKDVTLLGHSLGGALTFMYAASFPDEVYKLINIDIAGPTVRGVKRMAEGTGKALDKFLDYETLPESKQPCYSYDEMIKLVLDAYDGSVDEASVRVLMNRGMRHNPSRDGYLFSRDLRLKVSLLGMFTAEQTLAYARQIRCKVLNIRGTPGMKFETPQVYADVIATLKERASKVVYVEVPGTHHLHLVTPERVAPHINQFLLDY from the exons ATGGCCCAGGCACGCGTGGCGACGACTATAACCACAGCACTATCTTCTCCAATGACAA ATGGCCAGGTGAATTCGGACATGGATGCGAATCTGAAGCGGCTGGGCGAGAACAGCTGGGAGGAGTTCTCCATCGACGTTCCCTGGGGCACCGTAGAGG GAAAGTGGTGGGGTTCCCGCAACAGGCAGCCCATCATCGCGCTGCACGGCTGGCAAGATAACTGTGGGAGCTTCGACAGGCTGTGCCCGCTGCTTCCCGCCGATGTCTCCGTCCTGGCGATCGATCTTCCGGGCCACGGAAAGTCATCCCACTACCCGCAGGGCATGCAGTACTTCATCTTCTGGGACGGAATCTGCCTGATCCGAAGGATAGTACGCAAATACAACTGGAAGGACGTCACCCTTCTGGGTCACTCGCTTGGCGGAGCCCTCACCTTTATGTACGCTGCAAGTTTCCCGGACGAAGTCTACAAGCTGATCAACATCGACATCGCTGGTCCCACGGTTCGGGGTGTCAAAAGGATGGCGGAAGGAACAGGAAAGGCGCTGGACAAGTTCTTAGATTACGAGACGCTGCCGGAGAGCAAGCAGCCCTGCTACTCGTACGACGAGATGATCAAGCTCGTTTTGGACGCCTACGACGGCTCCGTGGACGAGGCCTCGGTGCGAGTGCTTATGAATCGTGGCATGCGGCACAACCCCAGCCGGGATGGCTACCTCTTCTCCCGGGACCTGCGCCTCAAGGTCAGTCTGCTCGGCATGTTCACTGCAGAACAGACGCTGGCCTACGCCCGGCAGATCCGATGCAAGGTGCTCAACATTCGCGGCACTCCTGGAATGAAGTTCGAGACTCCCCAGGTGTACGCTGATGTGATTGCCACTTTGAAGGAGCGCGCCTCCAAGGTGGTGTACGTGGAGGTGCCCGGCACCCACCACCTCCACCTAGTCACCCCCGAAAGAGTGGCCCCGCACATCAACCAGTTTCTGCTGGACTATTAA